In the Carboxydothermus hydrogenoformans Z-2901 genome, TTTCTCAAGTCTTGAGATATATGATTGGGAAATTCCCAGTAAATCCGCCACTTCCTTCTGGGTTCGTTCGTAACCATCGGTAAGTCCAAATCTCAATTCCATAATCTTTCGTTCCCGCTGGTTTAGCTTGGAAAGGGCAACTTTAAGAAGCTTTTTCTCCACCTCATCTTCCATAACCTTATAAATTATATCTCCTTCAGTTCCTAACACATCCGAAAGCAAAAGTTCATTCCCATCCCAATCAACGTTTAAAGGTTCATCAAAGGAAACTTCCAAGCGAATTTTGCTGTTCCTTCTTAAGTACATTAAAATCTCGTTTTCAATGCACCGGGAAGCATAAGTGGCAAGTTTAATTTTTTTTTCCGGATTAAAGGTATTTACCGCTTTTATCAAACCAATCGTTCCTATCGAAACCAGGTCCTCAATATTTACCCCGGTATTTTCAAATTTCCGGGCTATGTATACAACCAAGCGCAAGTTTCTTTCGATCAACGTTGATTTTGCTGCGGCATCTCCCTGCACCAAAAGCGTCAAAAGAGTATTTTCTTCCTCGCTACTCAAGGGAGGTGGTAGAATATCGTGGCTACCGATATAATAAACCTCTCCCGGACGCTCAAAAAATTTTTTAAATAAATTTTTGAGCCAAAAGAAAAATTTCTTAATAACCATTCCTACCCCTCCCTGTCAAGCCGATTTTAAGATTTCTTCCGAAAGAAGGGCCTGAAATTCGGAATTTAACGATTGAAAGGTTATGGCAACCACCGCTCTCTTAACCCTAATAACTTCGCCTTCCTGCCAGATTTTGAGTTCGTCGGGTATAAAGCCCCAGAAAAACCCCTGCCCCCTCCCAACGCCCCTAAAAGGTATCCTGCGAATAGTCTTGCTTTGAAAAAAGTCAACAGGCAAGATTTTTTTTACAGCCCGATACTCCACCACCACCACCGGCCAGCCCAGTTGCGGGTCATAAAGGCGGTTTCCCGTGTCCAAAAAACTTTGTACCGTAACTTTTTTTCCTGAGTAAACAATCTCCAAGCTAAATCCGTATTTTTTCAATCTTACAATCCTCTGGTATTGCTTATAAGCATACTCTCCAATAAAAGCCAGAATTAGTGCTGCAAGAAGGAAAAATTCCGGGTAGTATCCGGTGAAAATTAAGGCATGGTAGGCACCGTTTAGGAAAAAGAAGGAAGCCAGGGTTAACAAAAAAAGCTTTCCCGCACTGGAGGGAGATTTGGTTAGGAGGTAAGTGGAAAGGAAAAAAACGCAAAAAGCTAAGATTTTTATACCAAAATAAGGCCAGGCTAAATAAATTTCGGCCATAACCGCCCCAACTAAAGAAAAGAAAAGGTTTTTGGCAAAACTTAATTTCAGGTTTAAAACCTTTGCGGCAAAGATTAAAGCAGCATAACTTAAGATAAAATTTCCCAGAAAGACGGATTCCAAAAAGTAAACCGGCATTTTCCCTTACTCCTTAAAAAAGAAAATGCACTCCACCATCATTATATGAGTTGGAGTGCATTTTTCATGTCAAATAAATAAACTATGCTTTTACCTTTTAACGACAATCTTTCCTTTGTTCCCCGTGATTATGCCAATCTCGGCAGCCAATACCCCTTTTTGTTGAAGTTTTTTAACCAACTCTTCTTTCTTTTCCTGGGAAACGGCCATTAAAAGTCCTCCGGAAGTTTGCGGATCGGCAAGGAACAACTTTTCTTCTTCAGCAAATTCACCGGCAAAATCCAAATGGGGCAGTAAGTAGTTTAAGTTATTTTTGGCCCCACCGGGAAATACCCTCATGCCGGCAAATTCCCATGCCCCTTCAATAGCCGGTATCTTTGTAAGATAAATTTCCGCTCCGAACTCTTCCTGAAGCATTTCCTTTAAATGCCCTAAAAGCCCAAACCCGGTGATATCCGTAGCCGCCGAAACTCCTACCTCTACCATTACTTCGGCGGCCTTATCGTTTAAAGTCTCCATGACCTCCATTACTTTTTTCGCGGTATTTTCAGGCACTATCCCCCGCTTCATTCCGGTAGTTAATACCCCAATTCCCAGGGGTTTTGTTAGAATTAAAGAATCCCCGGGATG is a window encoding:
- the sigE gene encoding RNA polymerase sporulation sigma factor SigE — encoded protein: MVIKKFFFWLKNLFKKFFERPGEVYYIGSHDILPPPLSSEEENTLLTLLVQGDAAAKSTLIERNLRLVVYIARKFENTGVNIEDLVSIGTIGLIKAVNTFNPEKKIKLATYASRCIENEILMYLRRNSKIRLEVSFDEPLNVDWDGNELLLSDVLGTEGDIIYKVMEDEVEKKLLKVALSKLNQRERKIMELRFGLTDGYERTQKEVADLLGISQSYISRLEKKILKRLKKEIIRME
- the spoIIGA gene encoding sigma-E processing peptidase SpoIIGA codes for the protein MPVYFLESVFLGNFILSYAALIFAAKVLNLKLSFAKNLFFSLVGAVMAEIYLAWPYFGIKILAFCVFFLSTYLLTKSPSSAGKLFLLTLASFFFLNGAYHALIFTGYYPEFFLLAALILAFIGEYAYKQYQRIVRLKKYGFSLEIVYSGKKVTVQSFLDTGNRLYDPQLGWPVVVVEYRAVKKILPVDFFQSKTIRRIPFRGVGRGQGFFWGFIPDELKIWQEGEVIRVKRAVVAITFQSLNSEFQALLSEEILKSA
- the selD gene encoding selenide, water dikinase SelD, giving the protein MEAVKLTQLVSCAGUAAKMSPETLAQVLRYLPEINDPNALVGTNTADDAAVYRISDEQAIVLTVDYFTPVVDDPYYFGVIAAANSLSDIYAMGAKPLFALNVVGFPKKLPPEILATILKGGADKAREAGIPVLGGHTVDDAEPKYGMVVCGLVHPDKIVKNHPPHPGDSLILTKPLGIGVLTTGMKRGIVPENTAKKVMEVMETLNDKAAEVMVEVGVSAATDITGFGLLGHLKEMLQEEFGAEIYLTKIPAIEGAWEFAGMRVFPGGAKNNLNYLLPHLDFAGEFAEEEKLFLADPQTSGGLLMAVSQEKKEELVKKLQQKGVLAAEIGIITGNKGKIVVKR